A genomic window from Candidatus Liberibacter americanus str. Sao Paulo includes:
- a CDS encoding MotE family protein, giving the protein MILLPFIYFYKIRDLSLITFFLIFFFMQGFICKIYGSVDLQDKEIQRYCTNISDLVRKRNYLSQKKVLEELKNSIETRVSVLESTKNGYYMWFRKYDDFISSYNKNILDIYKKMDPDSAAIQLEKIDPEISSHILMRLSTRQSSSIMSKMDPKSAAIITSIVANMLKFKK; this is encoded by the coding sequence ATGATACTTTTGCCATTTATATATTTTTATAAGATAAGAGATCTTTCTTTAATAACTTTTTTCTTAATATTTTTCTTTATGCAAGGTTTTATTTGCAAAATTTATGGAAGCGTCGATCTGCAAGATAAAGAAATTCAGAGATATTGCACTAATATTTCCGATTTAGTCAGAAAGCGCAATTATTTATCGCAGAAAAAAGTATTAGAAGAGCTTAAAAATAGTATAGAAACTCGTGTTTCAGTATTAGAAAGTACTAAAAATGGATATTACATGTGGTTTAGAAAATATGATGATTTTATTTCATCATACAACAAAAACATTTTGGATATTTACAAAAAAATGGATCCAGATTCCGCTGCCATTCAGTTAGAGAAAATAGATCCTGAAATATCTTCTCATATTCTTATGAGACTTAGTACACGTCAGTCAAGTTCAATTATGTCTAAAATGGATCCCAAGTCAGCAGCTATAATTACGAGTATAGTGGCTAATATGTTAAAATTTAAAAAATAG
- a CDS encoding FliI/YscN family ATPase: protein MYNKLARLAQLADDYCDNLVVHGGYVNSIKLGYYTVTGLSKYVCLGDFVVHRGKNFNNLGQVIRIDIDIVFVCPILMGCLISLGDLVFPQGSFRIYPSMSWSGRIVNSLGHPIDGRSDLQKGDYAMEIISRAPSAMNRKRIDQGFKTGIRVIDLFTPLCMGQRIGIFAGSGIGKSTLLSMFAKSACFNRVVISLVGERGREVREFVEDNLGDNLEKSVLVVATSDESPILRKMAPLTALTIAEYFTSQGENVLLILDSITRFAHAVREISMNAGELPVARGYPVSVFAELPNLLERAGSAEKEKGDITAIVSILVDGDNHNDPIADCMRSILDGHIVLKRSLAEEGRYPPVDPLASVSRLASKAWSSDEQKLVFHLRNMINLFEETKDIRLMGGYRPGVDLNLDSAVCQVPIIYDFLKQLPDDYLSEDVFLEISKKLQL from the coding sequence ATGTATAATAAGCTTGCGCGATTAGCACAATTGGCTGATGATTATTGTGATAATCTTGTTGTTCATGGTGGTTATGTAAATAGTATCAAGTTAGGATATTATACGGTAACTGGTTTATCAAAATACGTTTGTTTAGGTGATTTTGTAGTTCATCGAGGAAAAAATTTTAATAATTTGGGACAAGTAATACGTATCGATATTGATATCGTATTCGTCTGCCCTATATTGATGGGTTGTCTAATAAGTTTAGGAGATTTAGTTTTTCCTCAAGGCTCTTTTCGGATTTATCCGAGTATGTCTTGGTCTGGACGTATAGTTAATTCATTAGGTCATCCTATTGATGGTCGTTCAGATTTGCAAAAAGGTGATTATGCTATGGAAATCATATCACGAGCTCCATCTGCTATGAATCGCAAGAGGATTGATCAAGGATTTAAGACAGGAATACGTGTTATTGATTTATTCACGCCACTTTGTATGGGACAAAGAATTGGTATTTTTGCTGGTTCTGGTATTGGAAAATCGACATTATTGTCTATGTTTGCAAAATCTGCTTGTTTTAATAGGGTTGTTATATCTTTGGTTGGTGAGCGTGGTCGTGAAGTACGTGAATTTGTAGAAGATAATTTAGGGGATAATTTAGAAAAATCAGTTTTAGTTGTTGCTACTAGTGATGAGAGCCCGATTCTTCGTAAAATGGCTCCTTTAACAGCATTAACGATAGCAGAGTATTTTACTTCGCAAGGTGAAAACGTATTACTTATATTAGATAGTATTACAAGATTTGCGCATGCGGTTCGTGAGATTTCTATGAATGCTGGGGAATTGCCTGTCGCTAGAGGTTATCCTGTTTCAGTATTTGCTGAATTACCAAACCTTTTAGAACGTGCTGGATCTGCTGAAAAAGAAAAAGGAGATATTACGGCAATAGTTTCAATTCTAGTGGATGGAGACAATCATAATGATCCAATAGCTGATTGTATGCGTAGCATTCTTGATGGTCATATTGTTTTAAAACGTTCTTTAGCGGAAGAGGGACGTTATCCTCCTGTTGATCCTTTAGCATCAGTATCTAGACTCGCATCTAAAGCATGGAGTTCTGATGAGCAAAAATTAGTTTTTCATCTCAGGAATATGATTAACCTATTTGAAGAAACTAAAGATATTAGGCTTATGGGAGGATATCGTCCTGGTGTTGATCTTAATCTTGATTCTGCTGTGTGCCAAGTTCCAATTATCTATGATTTTTTAAAACAATTACCGGATGATTATTTATCTGAAGATGTTTTTTTAGAAATATCAAAAAAATTGCAGTTATAA
- the motA gene encoding flagellar motor stator protein MotA translates to MNKILGLIITIGCIIGGFSAMGGNTYALMQPFEFIIVAGAGFGGFIMSNQVRVLKDSGRAILEIFGYKSHEPQFYFDILRILYSLMNHLKNKSKVETERQIDDPHNSPIFTLIPKILENHELTTFICDYIRIIIVGNAQSHEIEILMDEEIDTILSEKLKPYHAIASMGEAFPAIGIVGAILGIVRAMGNISDSPQILGEAIASSLTGTMLGIILSYLICHPLIEQIKSTRLKQHIPYIIVKKTIIAYINGAVPQVAIEYGRKSLPMYERPSIEIIEQEVIQYNYDQEAS, encoded by the coding sequence ATGAATAAAATTTTAGGATTAATCATAACAATAGGATGTATTATAGGAGGCTTCTCAGCAATGGGAGGGAATACGTATGCTCTTATGCAACCATTTGAATTTATAATTGTAGCTGGCGCTGGATTTGGAGGATTTATAATGTCAAATCAAGTAAGAGTCCTGAAGGATTCTGGAAGAGCTATATTAGAAATATTTGGATATAAATCCCATGAGCCACAATTCTATTTTGATATACTAAGAATACTCTATTCATTAATGAATCATTTAAAAAATAAATCAAAAGTAGAAACAGAACGTCAAATAGATGATCCGCATAACTCACCTATATTCACACTAATACCAAAAATTTTAGAAAATCATGAATTAACGACTTTCATTTGCGATTATATACGAATAATCATTGTCGGAAATGCCCAAAGCCATGAAATTGAAATATTAATGGATGAAGAAATTGATACGATACTATCTGAAAAATTAAAACCATATCATGCAATTGCAAGCATGGGTGAAGCATTCCCTGCTATTGGAATCGTAGGAGCGATACTTGGAATTGTAAGAGCTATGGGAAATATATCAGATTCACCTCAAATCTTAGGAGAGGCAATAGCATCATCACTGACTGGAACAATGCTTGGTATAATATTATCTTATTTAATATGTCATCCTCTTATTGAACAAATAAAATCAACAAGATTAAAACAACATATACCATATATCATAGTTAAAAAGACAATCATTGCTTATATAAATGGCGCGGTCCCACAAGTAGCTATTGAATATGGAAGAAAGTCATTACCGATGTATGAAAGACCTTCCATAGAAATTATAGAACAAGAAGTTATTCAATATAATTACGATCAGGAAGCGTCTTAA
- a CDS encoding flagellar hook-basal body complex protein FliE has product MIERIQEVNAPEYLGANSEIKNDFIENEYVEEEVSTIKFSSLLADMAKEAVGDIKRAESASFDALQGKTSIREAADSILQAERTLQTSIAIRDKIISAYLEISKMQI; this is encoded by the coding sequence ATGATTGAACGAATTCAAGAAGTTAATGCTCCAGAATATCTAGGAGCTAATTCTGAAATAAAAAATGATTTTATTGAAAATGAATATGTTGAAGAAGAGGTATCGACTATAAAATTTTCTTCTTTATTAGCAGATATGGCTAAAGAAGCGGTTGGAGATATAAAGAGGGCAGAGTCTGCTTCATTTGATGCATTGCAGGGAAAAACATCGATAAGAGAAGCTGCTGATTCCATTCTTCAGGCAGAGAGAACTTTACAAACATCAATAGCTATACGGGATAAAATTATCTCGGCATATTTGGAAATTTCTAAAATGCAAATATAA
- the flgF gene encoding flagellar basal-body rod protein FlgF: MQSSFNIGLSAQIALEKRLATVADNMSNANTTGFRTIKVKFSEVINSIKNDLNQKVSFVAKGNEYLSNKNGSIVNTGGDMDFALEGDAWFALETPSGMILTRDGRFKIRDDGTLISSSGKYPVLDNSGSSIQISKKDDYFDVGEDGEVSQNGKMAGVIGFYSVDLSKGFIRRENSGISPNIQPQPIFDNDNITLKRGYLEDSNANSMYEMSQLIHLTQQFNSITTLIDEGENSLLEAIKNMT, encoded by the coding sequence ATGCAGTCATCTTTCAATATAGGACTGTCTGCACAAATAGCTTTGGAAAAAAGGCTTGCTACTGTTGCGGATAATATGTCCAATGCCAATACTACGGGATTTCGTACCATTAAAGTGAAATTTTCTGAAGTTATTAATTCTATTAAGAATGATCTTAATCAAAAAGTTTCTTTTGTTGCTAAAGGCAATGAATATCTTTCCAATAAAAACGGATCTATAGTTAATACTGGAGGTGATATGGATTTTGCTTTGGAAGGTGATGCTTGGTTTGCTTTGGAAACTCCTTCAGGAATGATTTTGACTCGAGATGGTCGTTTTAAAATAAGAGATGATGGCACACTCATATCATCAAGCGGGAAATATCCTGTGCTTGATAATTCTGGTTCATCAATTCAGATATCTAAGAAAGATGATTATTTTGATGTAGGAGAAGATGGAGAGGTATCCCAAAATGGGAAGATGGCTGGAGTCATAGGTTTTTACTCTGTAGATTTATCTAAAGGTTTTATACGTCGTGAAAATAGTGGAATATCTCCTAATATTCAGCCTCAGCCTATATTTGATAATGATAATATCACTCTTAAAAGAGGTTACTTAGAAGATTCGAATGCAAATTCCATGTATGAAATGAGTCAATTGATTCATTTAACACAGCAATTTAATTCTATTACCACGCTCATTGATGAAGGTGAAAATTCTTTGTTAGAAGCAATAAAAAATATGACTTAA
- the fliP gene encoding flagellar type III secretion system pore protein FliP (The bacterial flagellar biogenesis protein FliP forms a type III secretion system (T3SS)-type pore required for flagellar assembly.), giving the protein MIRCLIFIIYCLVPESIFAQSSLHEVLSIPSNISVSTWIVRNFGLFTILSIVPILIIMVTCFPRFVIVFSILRTGMGMSSMPPNLVIISLSLFMTFYVMSPTMDRAMEMGVKPLMSNKITEIEAIKHIAEPFWIFMKNNTREKDLSLFMNMAAGNKKNKDIISNDKVEYRVLIPAFMISELRRSFEIGFLIILPFLIIDMIVATIVMAMGMMMLPPTSISLPFKIIFFVLIDGWSILVENLVRSFV; this is encoded by the coding sequence ATGATTAGATGTTTGATATTTATAATTTATTGTTTAGTGCCAGAATCAATTTTTGCACAATCGTCTTTACATGAAGTTTTATCAATTCCTTCTAATATATCGGTTTCCACTTGGATAGTGAGGAATTTCGGACTTTTTACTATTTTATCAATAGTACCAATTCTTATCATAATGGTTACTTGTTTCCCCAGGTTTGTAATTGTTTTCTCAATACTCAGAACAGGGATGGGTATGTCATCTATGCCTCCTAATCTTGTTATAATAAGTCTTTCATTGTTTATGACTTTTTATGTTATGTCTCCAACAATGGATCGTGCTATGGAAATGGGAGTAAAGCCTTTGATGAGTAATAAGATTACTGAAATTGAAGCGATTAAACATATTGCAGAACCATTTTGGATTTTTATGAAAAACAATACTAGGGAAAAAGATTTATCGCTTTTTATGAATATGGCCGCTGGAAATAAAAAAAATAAAGATATTATAAGCAATGATAAGGTTGAATATAGGGTATTAATTCCAGCGTTTATGATTTCCGAGCTCAGACGTAGTTTTGAAATAGGTTTTCTTATTATTTTGCCGTTTTTGATCATTGATATGATTGTTGCTACTATAGTTATGGCAATGGGAATGATGATGTTACCTCCAACTTCAATATCATTACCATTTAAGATTATTTTCTTTGTTTTAATAGACGGATGGAGCATTCTAGTTGAAAATTTAGTACGATCTTTTGTCTAA
- a CDS encoding flagellar motor switch protein FliM has translation MSSGKIKSKEVPSFPPTLLARLTGKLGDKKTIERISSNFGQSYSEFLPIIFKEEIDIDITASYLDCKSGKFSQIISYFNEHFIFYNSSLKGWTDNFFVACSNDFIIKILERLLNTDQEITQSLQNRTLSIIEQKLAKLILTKICTTLNQLIAKSQNTNQTLGGPYDIDVLKKNTHPLSNEFVTAINIEIKLGTITSLLTLILTQETLLKTNIKNINTKKEEINKTQDTNDPLINKAYDLYVNVETRAKLKQVKIKDILQLKVGQIIPFLLNREKNHVTLNINGKDTYSCELGRIGNNYTVRIKERIIFDKKNLSKILNES, from the coding sequence ATGAGTAGTGGTAAAATTAAAAGCAAAGAAGTACCATCATTCCCTCCTACATTGCTTGCACGTTTGACTGGCAAATTAGGGGATAAAAAAACTATAGAACGTATATCATCAAATTTTGGTCAATCTTATAGCGAGTTTTTACCAATAATTTTTAAAGAAGAAATAGACATAGATATAACTGCATCTTATCTTGACTGTAAATCAGGCAAATTTTCTCAAATAATATCTTACTTTAATGAACACTTTATATTCTATAATTCATCTCTAAAAGGATGGACAGATAATTTTTTCGTTGCTTGCAGCAATGATTTTATAATTAAAATACTCGAAAGATTGCTTAATACAGATCAAGAAATCACACAATCATTACAAAATCGTACTCTTTCAATAATTGAACAAAAATTAGCAAAACTAATTTTAACGAAAATATGCACAACTCTGAATCAATTAATAGCAAAATCCCAAAATACAAACCAAACTCTCGGTGGACCTTATGATATTGATGTTTTAAAAAAAAATACGCACCCATTATCTAATGAATTTGTTACAGCAATAAATATAGAAATCAAACTAGGAACAATTACATCATTATTAACATTAATACTAACTCAAGAAACACTTTTAAAAACTAATATAAAAAACATTAATACAAAAAAAGAAGAAATAAATAAAACACAAGATACTAATGATCCGCTGATTAACAAAGCATATGATTTATACGTAAATGTTGAAACTCGTGCAAAATTAAAACAAGTCAAAATCAAAGATATCCTACAATTAAAAGTAGGACAAATAATCCCCTTTTTATTAAATAGAGAGAAAAACCATGTCACTCTAAACATAAATGGGAAAGATACCTATTCTTGCGAATTAGGTCGTATTGGTAACAATTACACGGTACGTATCAAAGAACGAATAATTTTCGATAAAAAAAATCTAAGCAAAATTTTGAACGAAAGCTAA
- the flgG gene encoding flagellar basal-body rod protein FlgG, with amino-acid sequence MKAFTIAAAGMSAQQTNLEIIANNIANINTTGYKRARAEFSDFLYQAEKAEGSNNSSSSQSLVPEGVNIGNGVQISSVRNVYTQGELTHTGNNLDLALVGKGWFQVEAPDKTIMYTRAGSFTTDSKGQLINSEGNILFPSIIIPDDARDIKISRSGQITAVIGKNEDPQLLGQLLISNFVNEAGLRNIGDNLVAKTALSGEAIISSPDDIGFAYIKQGYLESSNVDAVKEISDMISAQRAYEMNSKVMQAADEMSSLVSKGR; translated from the coding sequence ATGAAGGCTTTTACAATAGCCGCTGCTGGCATGTCTGCACAGCAAACCAATCTTGAAATAATTGCAAATAATATCGCTAATATTAATACTACTGGTTATAAAAGAGCTCGTGCAGAATTTTCTGATTTCCTTTATCAGGCGGAAAAGGCTGAGGGGTCTAATAATAGCAGTTCTAGTCAATCTTTAGTCCCGGAAGGTGTTAATATTGGAAATGGTGTGCAAATTTCATCTGTACGTAATGTATATACTCAGGGAGAATTAACACATACTGGCAATAATTTGGATTTAGCATTAGTGGGGAAAGGTTGGTTTCAAGTTGAGGCTCCTGATAAAACTATTATGTATACCAGAGCAGGTTCTTTTACTACAGATTCAAAAGGACAGTTGATTAATTCTGAAGGAAATATTTTGTTCCCTTCTATTATCATACCTGATGATGCTAGGGATATAAAAATTTCTAGATCTGGTCAAATTACGGCTGTTATTGGGAAAAATGAGGATCCTCAACTTTTAGGGCAGTTGTTAATCTCAAATTTTGTTAATGAAGCAGGTCTACGTAATATTGGTGATAATCTTGTTGCTAAAACTGCACTATCAGGAGAAGCAATAATATCATCTCCTGACGATATTGGTTTTGCTTATATTAAGCAAGGTTATTTAGAATCATCTAACGTCGATGCGGTTAAGGAAATATCTGATATGATATCTGCTCAGCGTGCTTATGAAATGAATTCTAAGGTTATGCAGGCTGCTGATGAGATGTCTTCTTTGGTAAGTAAAGGGCGATAA
- the flgC gene encoding flagellar basal body rod protein FlgC, with amino-acid sequence MDYLIASSKIANSGLTAQSARMQVISENIANSRSTGNYKGADPYRRKTISFTEVMQDAGGVKISKIGVDRSSFIEEFDPGNPIADSSGLVKYPNVNMLVETADMREANRMYMANLQVIKQARDMISITLDLLKG; translated from the coding sequence ATGGATTATTTAATAGCGTCTTCTAAAATTGCAAACTCAGGGTTAACTGCTCAATCAGCACGGATGCAGGTTATATCTGAAAACATTGCGAATTCTCGTTCTACTGGGAATTATAAAGGTGCCGATCCATATCGTCGTAAAACTATTTCTTTTACAGAAGTTATGCAAGATGCTGGTGGGGTTAAAATCAGTAAAATAGGAGTTGATCGATCTTCATTTATTGAAGAATTTGATCCTGGAAATCCTATTGCTGATTCTAGCGGCCTAGTAAAATATCCTAATGTTAACATGTTAGTTGAGACAGCGGATATGCGAGAAGCAAACCGAATGTATATGGCAAATCTACAAGTGATTAAACAAGCGCGTGACATGATTTCTATAACTTTGGATCTTTTAAAGGGTTAA
- a CDS encoding flagellar basal body-associated FliL family protein, producing the protein MKNFIVLTATGILYGWLGGNVILLFSSNTDKDGIITSFIRRIYRNEISVNDINKCDNSSYGPNYRIFPIQPIITNLVDAPKHWIRLEIALICNDILDKSLLEFIQQDIIAYIRTVSIKQISGPQGFRYLKNDIEDRIRLRSKNLVSTVILRTFIIT; encoded by the coding sequence ATGAAAAATTTCATAGTATTAACAGCAACCGGAATATTATATGGTTGGTTAGGTGGTAATGTAATTTTACTTTTCTCTTCAAATACTGATAAAGATGGTATTATAACATCATTTATTAGGAGAATTTATCGTAACGAGATTAGTGTTAATGATATAAATAAGTGTGATAATTCTTCTTATGGGCCTAATTACCGTATATTTCCCATCCAACCTATCATAACAAATTTAGTTGATGCGCCTAAACATTGGATCAGATTAGAAATTGCATTAATATGCAATGATATACTTGATAAGTCCTTATTAGAATTTATCCAACAGGATATCATAGCTTATATACGTACTGTTTCTATTAAACAAATATCAGGCCCTCAAGGTTTTCGTTATTTGAAAAATGATATTGAAGATCGAATAAGATTGCGATCAAAAAATTTAGTATCAACGGTTATATTAAGGACGTTTATCATTACATGA
- the flgH gene encoding flagellar basal body L-ring protein FlgH yields the protein MIIIYYFAILVNFTLLFGCQGNTFSKFYGIPSMSPIGSDLNNYNQKILSNIYFNNYRPIKKSYSLWRDSQSALFKDSRAINVGDILTVNIRIDNKATFDNKTGRSRNNSIGKKISGGFSFLGVKSPSMDADINYDANSASAGKGSISRAERLELLIAAIVVKILDNGNLVISGSQEVRVNDEIRILNVTGLVRPQDVNAQNSISYDKIAEARISYGGIGRSTTLQQAPLGQRIIDEFSPL from the coding sequence ATGATTATTATTTATTATTTTGCTATTTTAGTCAATTTTACTTTGCTATTCGGTTGTCAAGGAAATACTTTTTCTAAATTTTACGGAATTCCCAGTATGAGCCCCATAGGTTCAGATTTAAATAATTATAATCAAAAAATCTTGTCAAATATATATTTTAATAACTATAGACCTATAAAAAAAAGTTATTCTTTATGGAGAGATTCTCAATCTGCTCTTTTCAAGGATTCACGTGCTATTAATGTAGGTGATATTTTAACAGTTAATATAAGGATTGATAATAAGGCTACTTTTGACAATAAGACTGGGCGTAGTCGTAATAATTCTATAGGCAAAAAAATATCAGGAGGATTTTCCTTCTTGGGGGTCAAATCTCCTAGTATGGACGCTGATATAAATTATGATGCAAATAGTGCTTCTGCGGGGAAGGGATCTATTAGTAGAGCGGAAAGATTAGAACTTTTAATAGCTGCTATTGTTGTCAAAATACTAGATAACGGTAATCTTGTTATTAGTGGTTCGCAGGAAGTACGTGTAAATGATGAAATTCGTATTCTCAATGTTACTGGCTTAGTGCGTCCTCAAGATGTTAATGCGCAAAATAGCATTTCGTACGATAAGATTGCTGAAGCACGCATTTCTTATGGTGGGATAGGACGTTCAACAACATTGCAGCAAGCGCCACTTGGACAACGTATAATAGATGAATTTTCACCACTATAG
- the flgB gene encoding flagellar basal body rod protein FlgB: MVQTITFFEVASQHAKWLSERQKVVAENIANANTPGYRSKDVDSFDRVLNSNTEMARTNALHFKEDNSRSLYSKTRIIQSPLDQSIGIQVSGNTVGLTNELYKSGQIKYLYSLNNILVGKLNSMMMSVSKG, translated from the coding sequence ATGGTTCAGACTATTACATTTTTTGAAGTTGCATCACAGCATGCTAAATGGTTATCAGAGCGTCAAAAAGTCGTTGCTGAGAATATTGCTAATGCTAATACTCCTGGATATCGCTCTAAAGATGTTGATTCCTTTGATCGAGTTTTAAACTCAAATACTGAGATGGCTCGTACTAATGCATTACATTTTAAAGAAGATAATTCTCGAAGTCTTTATAGTAAAACTAGAATTATTCAATCGCCTTTAGATCAATCGATAGGTATCCAGGTATCTGGTAATACAGTTGGATTGACGAATGAATTGTATAAATCTGGACAGATTAAATACTTATATAGTCTAAATAATATCTTAGTAGGAAAATTAAATTCGATGATGATGAGTGTATCAAAGGGATAA
- the flgA gene encoding flagellar basal body P-ring formation chaperone FlgA: protein MIRFFIVLWFSFYFFTICSTVVLSDGFGRVVVPSSVINIGEVLHESKLKELVLSNSNLRGDYARSTKDVVGFVTRRTLLPDRVIPMSALQPLYVITRGSKVRIVFSQKNMTISTSGIALSDASIGSTLSVKNIDTGVIVSGQVMNDSTVSVTLK from the coding sequence GTGATACGTTTTTTTATCGTATTATGGTTCAGTTTTTATTTTTTTACAATTTGTTCTACTGTTGTATTATCTGATGGTTTTGGTCGTGTTGTTGTTCCGTCTTCTGTCATCAATATAGGAGAAGTGTTACATGAATCAAAATTAAAGGAATTGGTTTTGAGCAATTCAAATCTTCGAGGGGATTACGCACGTTCCACTAAAGATGTTGTAGGATTTGTAACACGGCGTACTTTATTGCCAGATCGTGTTATTCCAATGTCTGCATTGCAACCTCTATATGTTATTACTCGTGGGTCTAAAGTCCGTATTGTTTTTAGTCAAAAAAACATGACAATATCCACATCTGGGATTGCTCTTTCTGATGCAAGTATAGGAAGTACATTATCTGTAAAAAACATTGATACTGGTGTTATAGTTTCCGGTCAGGTAATGAATGACAGCACGGTTAGTGTTACATTAAAATGA
- a CDS encoding flagellar basal body P-ring protein FlgI, which produces MKMIFRIFFFIFYFIIWSEASANVVSRIKDIVSLQSGRDNQLIGYGLVIGLQGTGDILRSSPFTEQAIRSVLQHLGVSTQGGKLGTKNIAAVMVTANLPPFASVGSRIDVSINSLGNASSLRGGTLVMTPLMGADGNTYAVAQGSVIVSGIFVKGQSASFIEGISTGGKILNGAIVEREIPLKFRDSANLILQLLNPDFSTSIRIADKINSYALTRFNKSIAEARDSRSVKVSKPTAIDLARLMSEIEILTVETDTPARIIINERSGTIVIGENVKISKVVVSYGNLTVQIIEDKQVIQPNQLSGGNTATQINTDIQVSKGGGYASIIDAPDLNSLVSGMNKLGIKPDGIIAVLQGIKAAGALQSEIIIQ; this is translated from the coding sequence ATTAAAATGATTTTTCGTATATTCTTTTTTATTTTTTATTTCATTATTTGGAGTGAAGCATCAGCAAATGTTGTTTCACGTATAAAGGATATTGTGTCTTTGCAATCAGGTAGAGACAATCAATTAATAGGATATGGTCTTGTTATAGGCCTTCAAGGAACTGGAGATATTTTACGTTCATCCCCTTTTACAGAACAAGCAATTCGTTCTGTATTACAGCACCTTGGCGTATCTACTCAAGGAGGTAAATTAGGGACGAAAAATATAGCTGCAGTTATGGTTACTGCTAATTTACCTCCTTTTGCGAGTGTTGGCAGTCGTATAGACGTATCTATCAATTCATTAGGAAATGCTTCTTCATTGCGAGGTGGAACTCTAGTAATGACGCCTCTTATGGGTGCTGATGGTAATACTTATGCAGTAGCACAAGGATCTGTAATTGTTTCTGGAATATTTGTTAAAGGTCAGTCTGCTTCATTTATTGAAGGAATATCTACGGGTGGTAAGATTTTGAATGGAGCCATTGTTGAAAGGGAAATACCTTTAAAATTTAGAGATTCTGCAAATCTTATTTTGCAATTACTTAATCCAGATTTTTCTACTTCAATTAGAATTGCTGATAAGATTAATTCTTATGCTTTAACTCGTTTTAATAAGTCTATCGCAGAAGCACGTGATTCAAGGAGTGTAAAAGTTTCTAAACCGACAGCTATTGATCTGGCTAGGTTAATGTCTGAGATTGAAATTCTTACTGTTGAAACGGATACTCCTGCTAGGATTATTATAAATGAACGTAGTGGTACTATCGTTATAGGTGAGAATGTCAAAATTTCTAAGGTTGTAGTTAGCTATGGTAATTTAACGGTACAGATAATAGAAGATAAACAAGTAATTCAGCCTAATCAATTATCTGGAGGGAACACTGCTACCCAGATAAATACTGATATTCAAGTGTCTAAAGGTGGAGGATATGCATCTATAATAGATGCACCTGATTTGAATAGTCTTGTATCAGGGATGAATAAACTAGGAATTAAACCCGATGGAATAATAGCAGTTCTACAAGGTATTAAAGCAGCAGGAGCCCTTCAGTCAGAGATTATAATTCAATGA